From Azospirillaceae bacterium, the proteins below share one genomic window:
- a CDS encoding cupredoxin family protein — protein sequence MNSRTGLVPHFAAIALAATVAMGATQASAGPGAAGHGHGSASIGEPAKATASTRTIKIKLVDNLYEPESIQVRAGETVRFVIVNTGQLLHEFNIGTAAMHAEHQREMAMMMDHGMLTPTGINKAMMNMDHSKMGMGHSMKHDDPNSVLVEPGETKELVWKFTHAAELEFACNVPGHYEAGMVGKVNFRR from the coding sequence ATGAACTCCAGAACGGGCTTGGTGCCACACTTCGCGGCGATCGCCTTGGCCGCGACCGTCGCCATGGGCGCAACGCAGGCGAGCGCGGGCCCCGGCGCCGCCGGCCACGGGCATGGCTCGGCCTCGATCGGAGAGCCGGCGAAGGCGACGGCATCCACGCGGACCATCAAAATCAAGCTGGTCGATAACTTGTACGAGCCCGAATCCATTCAGGTGCGCGCCGGCGAGACGGTGCGGTTCGTGATCGTCAACACCGGGCAGTTGCTCCACGAGTTCAACATCGGCACGGCCGCGATGCATGCGGAGCATCAGCGCGAGATGGCCATGATGATGGACCATGGCATGCTGACGCCGACCGGCATCAACAAGGCGATGATGAACATGGACCATTCCAAGATGGGCATGGGCCATTCGATGAAGCACGACGACCCCAATTCCGTGCTGGTCGAACCGGGGGAAACGAAGGAGCTCGTCTGGAAATTCACCCACGCGGCGGAGCTTGAGTTCGCCTGCAACGTTCCCGGCCACTACGAGGCCGGGATGGTCGGCAAGGTCAACTTCCGCCGCTGA